A DNA window from Centroberyx gerrardi isolate f3 chromosome 3, fCenGer3.hap1.cur.20231027, whole genome shotgun sequence contains the following coding sequences:
- the LOC139908601 gene encoding intelectin-like, with translation MAIWFVLLILPLTIHHVSGAAPRSCKQLKDESSVNTDGLYYLTTAHGTVYQTFCDMTTAGGGWTLVASVHENNMYGKCTLGDRWSSQQGDNVNLPDGDGNWANRVIFGTAESATSDDFKNPGYYDLAAEDMSVWHVPNNSPLDNWRSLAILRYHTASSFLPTYGGNLFTLFSRYPVRYNAGSCLTDNGPSFPIVYDHGNTETTKMFYGPNAKTQFTPGYITFRAINTERAATAICSGTRPTGCHIEHFCIGGGGHFPEAAPRQCGDFTAFDWDGYGTNSEWSASRQITEAAVLLFYR, from the exons ATGGCAATTTGGTTCGTTCTTTTGATCCTTCCCCTGACCATTCACCATGTGTCAG GTGCTGCGCCCAGAAGCTGCAAACAACTAAAAGATGAATCCAGTGTTAACACAG ATGGGTTGTACTACCTGACCACTGCTCATGGCACAGTCTACCAGACTTTCTGTGACATGACCACTGCAGGCGGTGGCTGGACCCTGGTGGCGAGCGTACATGAGAACAACATGTATGGCAAATGTACACTGGGTGATCGCTGGTCCAGCCAGCAGGGGGACAACGTTAATCTGCCAGACGGAGATGGGAACTGGGCCAACAGAGTCATCTTTGGAACGGCAGAAAGTGCCACCTCTGATGACTTCAAG AATCCTGGTTACTATGACTTAGCGGCAGAAGATATGTCAGTGTGGCATGTTCCCAACAACAGCCCATTGGATAACTGGAGAAGCTTAGCCATCTTACGGTACCACACAGCCAGCAGCTTCTTACCCACATATGGGGGGAACCTCTTCACACTCTTTTCA CGTTACCCAGTGAGATACAATGCAGGGTCTTGCCTCACCGACAATGGACCATCCTTCCCTATCGTATATGATCATGGAAATACGGAGACCACAAAGATGTTTTATGGACCCAATGCGAAAA CTCAGTTTACCCCAGGCTACATCACCTTCAGAGCTATCAACACTGAACGTGCTGCCACTGCCATCTGCTCTGGGACCAGACCAACAGGATGCCATATTGAACAT TTCTGTATTGGTGGAGGAGGACACTTCCCTGAGGCTGCACCAAGACAATGTGGAGACTTCACTGCCTTTGACTGGGATGGCTATGGGACCAACAGTGAATGGAGTGCATCCAGGCAAATTACTGAGGCAGCTGTGCTGCTCTTCTATCGCTGA
- the LOC139923804 gene encoding intelectin-like isoform X3, which produces MLIYFVILPLTVHHVSGAAPRSCKQLKDESSVNTDGLYYLTTAHGTVYQTFCDMTTAGGGWTLVASVHENNMYGKCTLGDRWSSQQGDNVNLPDGDGNWANRIIFGTAESATSDDFKNPGYYDLAGEDMSVWHVPNNSPLENWTSLAILRYHTASSFLPTYGGNLFTLFSRYPVRYNAGSCLTNNGPSFPIVYDHGNTETTTMFYGPNAKTQFTPGFITFRAINTERTATAICSGTRPTGCHIEHFCIGGGGHFPEGAPRQCGDFTSFDWDGYGTKSGWSASRQITEAAVLLFYR; this is translated from the exons ATGCTTATTTATTTCGTTATCCTTCCCCTGACTGTTCACCATGTGTCAG GTGCTGCGCCCAGAAGCTGCAAACAACTAAAAGATGAATCTAGTGTTAACACAG ATGGGTTGTACTACCTGACCACTGCTCATGGCACGGTCTACCAGACTTTCTGTGACATGACCACTGCAGGCGGTGGCTGGACCCTGGTGGCGAGCGTACATGAGAACAACATGTATGGCAAATGTACACTGGGTGACCGCTGGTCCAGCCAGCAGGGGGACAACGTTAATCTGCCAGACGGAGATGGGAACTGGGCCAACAGAATCATCTTTGGAACGGCAGAAAGTGCCACCTCTGATGACTTCAAG AATCCTGGTTACTATGACTTAGCGGGAGAAGATATGTCAGTGTGGCATGTTCCCAACAACAGCCCATTGGAGAACTGGACAAGCTTAGCCATCTTACGGTACCACACAGCCAGCAGCTTTTTACCCACATATGGGGGGAACCTCTTCACACTCTTTTCA CGTTACCCAGTGAGATACAATGCAGGGTCTTGCCTAACCAACAATGGACCATCCTTCCCTATCGTATATGATCATGGAAATACGGAGACCACAACAATGTTTTATGGGCCCAATGCGAAAA CTCAGTTTACCCCAGGCTTCATCACCTTCAGAGCTATCAACACTGAACGTACTGCCACTGCCATCTGCTCTGGGACCAGACCAACAGGATGCCATATTGAACAC TTCTGTATTGGTGGAGGAGGACACTTCCCTGAGGGTGCACCAAGACAATGTGGAGACTTCACTTCCTTTGACTGGGATGGCTATGGGACCAAAAGTGGATGGAGTGCATCCAGGCAAATTACTGAGGCAGCTGTGTTGCTCTTCTATCGCTGA